The Equus quagga isolate Etosha38 chromosome 2, UCLA_HA_Equagga_1.0, whole genome shotgun sequence genome has a window encoding:
- the GABPB1 gene encoding GA-binding protein subunit beta-1 isoform X3, which produces MSLVDLGKKLLEAARAGQDDEVRILMANGAPFTTDWLGTSPLHLAAQYGHYSTTEVLLRAGVSRDARTKVDRTPLHMAASEGHASIVEVLLKHGADVNAKDMLKMTALHWATEHNHQEVVELLIKYGADVHTQSKFCKTAFDISIDNGNEDLAEILQIAMQNQINTNPESPDTVTIHAATPQFIIGPGGVVNLTDETGVSAVQFGNSSTSVLATLAALAEASAPLSNSSETPVVATEEVVTAESVDGAIQQVVSSGGQQVITIVTDGIQLGNLHSIPTSGIGQPIIVTMPDGQQVLTVPATDIAEETVISEEPPAKRQCIEIIENRVESAEIEEREALQKQLDEANREAQKYRQQLLKKEQEAEAYRQKLEAMTRLQTNKEAV; this is translated from the exons ATGTCCCTGGTAGACTTGGGAAAGAAGCTTTTAGAAGCGGCACGAGCAGGTCAAGATGATGAAGTTCGTATTTTGATGGCAAATGGAGCTCCTTTTACTACAGACTGG CTGGGAACTTCTCCACTTCATCTGGCAGCACAGTACGGGCATTATTCCACCACAGAAGTGCTACTCCGAGCGGGTGTAAGTAGGGATGCCAGAACCAAAGTGGACCGAACGCCATTACACATGGCAGCTTCTGAGGGCCATGCCAGCATAGTAGAGGTTTTGCTTAAG catGGTGCTGATGTCAATGCGAAGGACATGTTAAAGATGACAGCTCTACACTGGGCCACAGAACACAATCATCAAGAGGTGGTGGAACTTTTAATCAAATATGGTGCTGATGTACACACGCAAAGTAAATTTTGTAAAACTGCGTTTGATATTTCAATAGACAATGGGAATGAAGATTTAGCAGAGATATTACAG ATCGCTATGCAGAACCAAATCAACACAAACCCAGAGAGTCCCGACACTGTGACGATACATGCTGCCACCCCGCAGTTTATCATTGGACCTGGCGGGGTGGTGAACCTAACAG ATGAAACGGGTGTATCTGCTGTTCAGTTTGGAAACTCCTCTACATCAGTATTAGCTACATTAGCTGCCTTAGCTGAAGCATCTGCTCCATTGTCCAATTCTTCAGAAACTCCAG tagtGGCTACGGAGGAAGTAGTTACTGCGGAATCTGTGGATGGTGCAATTCAGCAAGTAGTTAGTTCAGGGGGTCAGCAAGTCATCACAATAGTTACAGATGGAATTCAGCTTGGAAATTTGCACTCCATTCCAACCAGTGGAATAGGTCAGCCTATCATTGTGACCATGCCAGATGGACAACAAG tattaacAGTACCAGCAACAGACATTGCTGAAGAAACTGTTATAAGTGAAGAACCACCAGCTAAGAGACAATGTATCGAAATAATTGAAAACCGGGTGGAATCTGCAGAAATAGAA gagaGAGAAGCTCTTCAGAAACAGCTGGATGAAGCAAATCGAGAAGCACAAAAATATCGACAGCAGCTTCTAAagaaagaacaggaagcagaggcCTACAGACAGAAATTAGAAGCTATGACTCGTCTTCAGACTAATAAAGAGGCTGTTTAA
- the GABPB1 gene encoding GA-binding protein subunit beta-1 isoform X2 → MSLVDLGKKLLEAARAGQDDEVRILMANGAPFTTDWLGTSPLHLAAQYGHYSTTEVLLRAGVSRDARTKVDRTPLHMAASEGHASIVEVLLKHGADVNAKDMLKMTALHWATEHNHQEVVELLIKYGADVHTQSKFCKTAFDISIDNGNEDLAEILQIAMQNQINTNPESPDTVTIHAATPQFIIGPGGVVNLTGLVSSEHSSKATDETGVSAVQFGNSSTSVLATLAALAEASAPLSNSSETPVATEEVVTAESVDGAIQQVVSSGGQQVITIVTDGIQLGNLHSIPTSGIGQPIIVTMPDGQQVLTVPATDIAEETVISEEPPAKRQCIEIIENRVESAEIEEREALQKQLDEANREAQKYRQQLLKKEQEAEAYRQKLEAMTRLQTNKEAV, encoded by the exons ATGTCCCTGGTAGACTTGGGAAAGAAGCTTTTAGAAGCGGCACGAGCAGGTCAAGATGATGAAGTTCGTATTTTGATGGCAAATGGAGCTCCTTTTACTACAGACTGG CTGGGAACTTCTCCACTTCATCTGGCAGCACAGTACGGGCATTATTCCACCACAGAAGTGCTACTCCGAGCGGGTGTAAGTAGGGATGCCAGAACCAAAGTGGACCGAACGCCATTACACATGGCAGCTTCTGAGGGCCATGCCAGCATAGTAGAGGTTTTGCTTAAG catGGTGCTGATGTCAATGCGAAGGACATGTTAAAGATGACAGCTCTACACTGGGCCACAGAACACAATCATCAAGAGGTGGTGGAACTTTTAATCAAATATGGTGCTGATGTACACACGCAAAGTAAATTTTGTAAAACTGCGTTTGATATTTCAATAGACAATGGGAATGAAGATTTAGCAGAGATATTACAG ATCGCTATGCAGAACCAAATCAACACAAACCCAGAGAGTCCCGACACTGTGACGATACATGCTGCCACCCCGCAGTTTATCATTGGACCTGGCGGGGTGGTGAACCTAACAGGTCTGGTATCTTCAGAACATTCATCCAAGGCAACAG ATGAAACGGGTGTATCTGCTGTTCAGTTTGGAAACTCCTCTACATCAGTATTAGCTACATTAGCTGCCTTAGCTGAAGCATCTGCTCCATTGTCCAATTCTTCAGAAACTCCAG tGGCTACGGAGGAAGTAGTTACTGCGGAATCTGTGGATGGTGCAATTCAGCAAGTAGTTAGTTCAGGGGGTCAGCAAGTCATCACAATAGTTACAGATGGAATTCAGCTTGGAAATTTGCACTCCATTCCAACCAGTGGAATAGGTCAGCCTATCATTGTGACCATGCCAGATGGACAACAAG tattaacAGTACCAGCAACAGACATTGCTGAAGAAACTGTTATAAGTGAAGAACCACCAGCTAAGAGACAATGTATCGAAATAATTGAAAACCGGGTGGAATCTGCAGAAATAGAA gagaGAGAAGCTCTTCAGAAACAGCTGGATGAAGCAAATCGAGAAGCACAAAAATATCGACAGCAGCTTCTAAagaaagaacaggaagcagaggcCTACAGACAGAAATTAGAAGCTATGACTCGTCTTCAGACTAATAAAGAGGCTGTTTAA
- the GABPB1 gene encoding GA-binding protein subunit beta-1 isoform X5, which translates to MSLVDLGKKLLEAARAGQDDEVRILMANGAPFTTDWLGTSPLHLAAQYGHYSTTEVLLRAGVSRDARTKVDRTPLHMAASEGHASIVEVLLKHGADVNAKDMLKMTALHWATEHNHQEVVELLIKYGADVHTQSKFCKTAFDISIDNGNEDLAEILQIAMQNQINTNPESPDTVTIHAATPQFIIGPGGVVNLTGLVSSEHSSKATDETGVSAVQFGNSSTSVLATLAALAEASAPLSNSSETPVVATEEVVTAESVDGAIQQVVSSGGQQVITIVTDGIQLGNLHSIPTSGIGQPIIVTMPDGQQVLTVPATDIAEETVISEEPPAKRQCIEIIENRVESAEIEVRSLLPGERSSSETAG; encoded by the exons ATGTCCCTGGTAGACTTGGGAAAGAAGCTTTTAGAAGCGGCACGAGCAGGTCAAGATGATGAAGTTCGTATTTTGATGGCAAATGGAGCTCCTTTTACTACAGACTGG CTGGGAACTTCTCCACTTCATCTGGCAGCACAGTACGGGCATTATTCCACCACAGAAGTGCTACTCCGAGCGGGTGTAAGTAGGGATGCCAGAACCAAAGTGGACCGAACGCCATTACACATGGCAGCTTCTGAGGGCCATGCCAGCATAGTAGAGGTTTTGCTTAAG catGGTGCTGATGTCAATGCGAAGGACATGTTAAAGATGACAGCTCTACACTGGGCCACAGAACACAATCATCAAGAGGTGGTGGAACTTTTAATCAAATATGGTGCTGATGTACACACGCAAAGTAAATTTTGTAAAACTGCGTTTGATATTTCAATAGACAATGGGAATGAAGATTTAGCAGAGATATTACAG ATCGCTATGCAGAACCAAATCAACACAAACCCAGAGAGTCCCGACACTGTGACGATACATGCTGCCACCCCGCAGTTTATCATTGGACCTGGCGGGGTGGTGAACCTAACAGGTCTGGTATCTTCAGAACATTCATCCAAGGCAACAG ATGAAACGGGTGTATCTGCTGTTCAGTTTGGAAACTCCTCTACATCAGTATTAGCTACATTAGCTGCCTTAGCTGAAGCATCTGCTCCATTGTCCAATTCTTCAGAAACTCCAG tagtGGCTACGGAGGAAGTAGTTACTGCGGAATCTGTGGATGGTGCAATTCAGCAAGTAGTTAGTTCAGGGGGTCAGCAAGTCATCACAATAGTTACAGATGGAATTCAGCTTGGAAATTTGCACTCCATTCCAACCAGTGGAATAGGTCAGCCTATCATTGTGACCATGCCAGATGGACAACAAG tattaacAGTACCAGCAACAGACATTGCTGAAGAAACTGTTATAAGTGAAGAACCACCAGCTAAGAGACAATGTATCGAAATAATTGAAAACCGGGTGGAATCTGCAGAAATAGAAGTAAGGAGTCTTTTACCCG gagaGAGAAGCTCTTCAGAAACAGCTGGATGA
- the GABPB1 gene encoding GA-binding protein subunit beta-1 isoform X1, with amino-acid sequence MSLVDLGKKLLEAARAGQDDEVRILMANGAPFTTDWLGTSPLHLAAQYGHYSTTEVLLRAGVSRDARTKVDRTPLHMAASEGHASIVEVLLKHGADVNAKDMLKMTALHWATEHNHQEVVELLIKYGADVHTQSKFCKTAFDISIDNGNEDLAEILQIAMQNQINTNPESPDTVTIHAATPQFIIGPGGVVNLTGLVSSEHSSKATDETGVSAVQFGNSSTSVLATLAALAEASAPLSNSSETPVVATEEVVTAESVDGAIQQVVSSGGQQVITIVTDGIQLGNLHSIPTSGIGQPIIVTMPDGQQVLTVPATDIAEETVISEEPPAKRQCIEIIENRVESAEIEEREALQKQLDEANREAQKYRQQLLKKEQEAEAYRQKLEAMTRLQTNKEAV; translated from the exons ATGTCCCTGGTAGACTTGGGAAAGAAGCTTTTAGAAGCGGCACGAGCAGGTCAAGATGATGAAGTTCGTATTTTGATGGCAAATGGAGCTCCTTTTACTACAGACTGG CTGGGAACTTCTCCACTTCATCTGGCAGCACAGTACGGGCATTATTCCACCACAGAAGTGCTACTCCGAGCGGGTGTAAGTAGGGATGCCAGAACCAAAGTGGACCGAACGCCATTACACATGGCAGCTTCTGAGGGCCATGCCAGCATAGTAGAGGTTTTGCTTAAG catGGTGCTGATGTCAATGCGAAGGACATGTTAAAGATGACAGCTCTACACTGGGCCACAGAACACAATCATCAAGAGGTGGTGGAACTTTTAATCAAATATGGTGCTGATGTACACACGCAAAGTAAATTTTGTAAAACTGCGTTTGATATTTCAATAGACAATGGGAATGAAGATTTAGCAGAGATATTACAG ATCGCTATGCAGAACCAAATCAACACAAACCCAGAGAGTCCCGACACTGTGACGATACATGCTGCCACCCCGCAGTTTATCATTGGACCTGGCGGGGTGGTGAACCTAACAGGTCTGGTATCTTCAGAACATTCATCCAAGGCAACAG ATGAAACGGGTGTATCTGCTGTTCAGTTTGGAAACTCCTCTACATCAGTATTAGCTACATTAGCTGCCTTAGCTGAAGCATCTGCTCCATTGTCCAATTCTTCAGAAACTCCAG tagtGGCTACGGAGGAAGTAGTTACTGCGGAATCTGTGGATGGTGCAATTCAGCAAGTAGTTAGTTCAGGGGGTCAGCAAGTCATCACAATAGTTACAGATGGAATTCAGCTTGGAAATTTGCACTCCATTCCAACCAGTGGAATAGGTCAGCCTATCATTGTGACCATGCCAGATGGACAACAAG tattaacAGTACCAGCAACAGACATTGCTGAAGAAACTGTTATAAGTGAAGAACCACCAGCTAAGAGACAATGTATCGAAATAATTGAAAACCGGGTGGAATCTGCAGAAATAGAA gagaGAGAAGCTCTTCAGAAACAGCTGGATGAAGCAAATCGAGAAGCACAAAAATATCGACAGCAGCTTCTAAagaaagaacaggaagcagaggcCTACAGACAGAAATTAGAAGCTATGACTCGTCTTCAGACTAATAAAGAGGCTGTTTAA
- the GABPB1 gene encoding GA-binding protein subunit beta-1 isoform X4: MSLVDLGKKLLEAARAGQDDEVRILMANGAPFTTDWLGTSPLHLAAQYGHYSTTEVLLRAGVSRDARTKVDRTPLHMAASEGHASIVEVLLKHGADVNAKDMLKMTALHWATEHNHQEVVELLIKYGADVHTQSKFCKTAFDISIDNGNEDLAEILQIAMQNQINTNPESPDTVTIHAATPQFIIGPGGVVNLTDETGVSAVQFGNSSTSVLATLAALAEASAPLSNSSETPVATEEVVTAESVDGAIQQVVSSGGQQVITIVTDGIQLGNLHSIPTSGIGQPIIVTMPDGQQVLTVPATDIAEETVISEEPPAKRQCIEIIENRVESAEIEEREALQKQLDEANREAQKYRQQLLKKEQEAEAYRQKLEAMTRLQTNKEAV, translated from the exons ATGTCCCTGGTAGACTTGGGAAAGAAGCTTTTAGAAGCGGCACGAGCAGGTCAAGATGATGAAGTTCGTATTTTGATGGCAAATGGAGCTCCTTTTACTACAGACTGG CTGGGAACTTCTCCACTTCATCTGGCAGCACAGTACGGGCATTATTCCACCACAGAAGTGCTACTCCGAGCGGGTGTAAGTAGGGATGCCAGAACCAAAGTGGACCGAACGCCATTACACATGGCAGCTTCTGAGGGCCATGCCAGCATAGTAGAGGTTTTGCTTAAG catGGTGCTGATGTCAATGCGAAGGACATGTTAAAGATGACAGCTCTACACTGGGCCACAGAACACAATCATCAAGAGGTGGTGGAACTTTTAATCAAATATGGTGCTGATGTACACACGCAAAGTAAATTTTGTAAAACTGCGTTTGATATTTCAATAGACAATGGGAATGAAGATTTAGCAGAGATATTACAG ATCGCTATGCAGAACCAAATCAACACAAACCCAGAGAGTCCCGACACTGTGACGATACATGCTGCCACCCCGCAGTTTATCATTGGACCTGGCGGGGTGGTGAACCTAACAG ATGAAACGGGTGTATCTGCTGTTCAGTTTGGAAACTCCTCTACATCAGTATTAGCTACATTAGCTGCCTTAGCTGAAGCATCTGCTCCATTGTCCAATTCTTCAGAAACTCCAG tGGCTACGGAGGAAGTAGTTACTGCGGAATCTGTGGATGGTGCAATTCAGCAAGTAGTTAGTTCAGGGGGTCAGCAAGTCATCACAATAGTTACAGATGGAATTCAGCTTGGAAATTTGCACTCCATTCCAACCAGTGGAATAGGTCAGCCTATCATTGTGACCATGCCAGATGGACAACAAG tattaacAGTACCAGCAACAGACATTGCTGAAGAAACTGTTATAAGTGAAGAACCACCAGCTAAGAGACAATGTATCGAAATAATTGAAAACCGGGTGGAATCTGCAGAAATAGAA gagaGAGAAGCTCTTCAGAAACAGCTGGATGAAGCAAATCGAGAAGCACAAAAATATCGACAGCAGCTTCTAAagaaagaacaggaagcagaggcCTACAGACAGAAATTAGAAGCTATGACTCGTCTTCAGACTAATAAAGAGGCTGTTTAA